One part of the Ziziphus jujuba cultivar Dongzao chromosome 2, ASM3175591v1 genome encodes these proteins:
- the LOC132800727 gene encoding secreted RxLR effector protein 161-like, giving the protein MKLQQTSYVQKILSKFNMSEAKPVSVPLGGHYKLSMEQCPSNEQEREDMITVPYSSAIGLVMYLMISTRPDLTYAVSVLSRFMSNPGRSHWDAVKWLLRYLKLTANEGLVFKGSKDGIELLGYTDADYAGDRDKRNSISAYVFTVCGNCVSWKSHLQAIVALSTPKAEYMAITDAAKEAIWIKGLLLELNMLHKAVILYSDS; this is encoded by the coding sequence ATGAAACTTCAACAGACATCATATGTTCAAAAGATACTTTCCAAGTTCAATATGAGTGAAGCTAAGCCTGTTTCTGTGCCTCTAGGTGGTCATTACAAGTTGTCAATGGAACAGTGTCCTAGTAATGAACAAGAAAGAGAAGATATGATTACTGTACCATATTCAAGTGCAATAGGTTTAGTTATGTATCTTATGATCAGTACAAGGCCAGATTTGACTTATGCAGTAAGTGTGCTCAGCAGGTTTATGTCAAATCCTGGAAGGAGTCATTGGGATGCAGTAAAGTGGCTCTTAAGGTATTTAAAACTCACTGCAAATGAAGGATTGGTGTTTAAAGGCAGCAAGGATGGAATAGAATTGCTTGGCTACACAGATGCAGACTATGCTGGAGATCGAGataagagaaattcaatctcagcATATGTATTCACTGTTTGTGGGAATTGTGTAAGTTGGAAGTCACATTTACAAGCCATAGTAGCTTTGTCTACTCCAAAAGCAGAATATATGGCAATAACAGATGCTGCAAAGGAAGCAATATGGATTAAAGGTTTACTGTTAGAACTTAATATGTTACACAAGGCTGTCATACTCTATTCAGATAGTTAA